The DNA sequence TACCGGGATGCATATACATACGCGCAGGATGGTCGGGTACGGCAGGGACAGCAGGGACCGCAGGGACCGGGGGAGCGTCTTCGTCGGCCTGGGCGTGTTCCTTTGCTTTTATAGAGAGCTGCGAGTCCGAGGCATGGCGGAAGCGCATCAAGCTGAAGCGCCTCGTGTTGGGCGTGTGCTGCTGTACGGGCGGAGAGTGGCCATCGTGGCCGGTCGAGGGCCGCGCAACGTCTGATGATGTTGGACGGAAGCCATCCTCGGAGTCAGCAATGCGCGCGGCGTCCAGATTGTCCGTCGACTGAATGAAGCGCGCGTCCTTGTCGGCGCGCTTGAAGAGGCCAGCCGGATCGAGGGTGCTGCGGCGTTTGAGGTCTCGTTCGCTGCGATTTGGGCGGAGTGAGCGCAGAGGCATGTCTGCTCGCGCCGGCTAGCAGCTCACGAAGGCACAAATGGGGTCACGGTGCGGCACATGGCACAGCGGAGAGGAGGGGTAGTGCAGGTATGTAGTCTCTCTAGGATGAGTCGGATGCGGCACGCTTATAAGGCTGAAGGAGTGCTACTAGCATCCGCCGGCGAGGAGAGTGAGATCAGACGGTGCGAGTTGGAGTTGCAGTGGTAGTGCAGTGCAGTGAGTGCAGTGCAGTGCAGGTAGTAcagtagcaatagcagtagcTCGGATATAGAGAGATGCACACAAGTCGACGTCACTGTGTCTTTTGTCGCGTATATAATACGTATAGGGGGGACACCAGCTGTCGAGCAAGCACTGGCGGGCGCGCATTGGTACACAGCGCCTCAGCGCCCAGCACCTCGGTGGAGAGACGGGGCGGCACCAGCCACAAGTTGCGCCTTACAGTAACTATACAGTACTGACAGTGACAGTGACAGCGTAGACTAGGTTCAATAGGCCCTTCTGCCGTATACAGCAGCTTTTGTATACTAGCATGTCAACCATCTCATGTCATCCAGGTGCGCCTTGCCCAGCAATCCGGCTTCGGCTTCTGCGCCATCCAGTCCAGGGACCATGTCCAGGCAAGCACAAACACACGACCTCACACCTCCTCACTTCCTCGATCTAGCTCTCGCTCTCTCGCTCTTCCGGCCCCCGCCGGTCACGACGACAACAACCAAACAGCATTGCCCTGTACTTCCGCTCCGTCCCGGGTAATCAATTCGCTATGCGCCCGCCAACCTTTGCACTGCTTAGCCTGTTGCTCTTTGGACCCGCCCCGTCAACCGCCGCCCCGCGTGATGCAGGAACACATTCAACCACCCACTCCCAGCTGAGTCCATGGCGCAAACTGTCAGACGCCATAACAACACAGGTCTGGCCACTACCAGGGAGCCCAGAGAGTAAAGAGAGTAAAGACTCGCATGCGACGAGCAATGCGCTAGGCAAGAGACTGGCAGCCGAGTACAGCGACTTCACCGTGCTGCGATTCAATATCAGCACAGCCAAAGATGCCAAGGCGCTCGCAAGTGCAGTAAATGACCTGTTCCTCGATGTGTGGGAGTCCAATGAAGATTGGGCCGATGTATTTCTGTACAAAGACGACGTGCTTCGCCTGCGTAACATCCTTCCCGAGTCGCTACTAAACGCACACCAACCACTCCTTCAAGGCCGTGACCTCGTCCAGGCCATCTTGGACACTTACCCAACCCCCGACAATGACCGCTTCTCGCCGAGCCTCCGAGCCTCCCGCCCGTCACCCAAGGGCCATCCCTTCTTCCAAGACTACCAGCCCCTCTCGGTGATAGATCCGTGGATGCGTCTCATGTCGTCCATGTTCTCCACACACGTCCGCCGTATCACGGTCGGAATCAGTTTCCAGGGCCGCGACATCCCCGCCCTCCGCGTCGGCGTCCACCCTACAAACAAGGAAGAGCCTCTTAAGCCACGAAAAACCATCATCATCACAGGCGGCCTCCATGCTCGCGAGTGGATATCGACAAGCACCGTCAATTTTCTGGCGTGGAGTTTGATTAATGGCTATGGGAAGGACCGCGAGATGACGCGTCTCTTGGAAGAGTTTGACTTTGTCTTTGTTCCCACCTTGAACCCGGATGGCTACGTCTACACGTGGGAAACTGACCGTCTGTGGCGCAAAAACCGCCAGCCAACGGGAGGGCCAAGTTGGGGGTGTCTTGGTGTCGACCTCGACCGCACCTGGTCTTACATGTGGGACAGCGCCTCAGCCAACATCTGCAGTGAATCCTATCCCGGCAAAACACCCTTTGCTGGCGTAGAAGCCGCGCGTTTTGCCGAGTGGACCAAGAACGAGACGGATAAGAATAACGTTGAGATTGTGGGTTTCTTAGATCTGCACTCGTACTCGCAACAGATCCTATATCCCTATAGCTACTCTTGCAACGATGAGCCACCAGCCATTGAGGACCTCGAGGAGCTCGCTCTAGGCCTTGCAAAAGCAATTCGTTTCTCTCGAAAAGGCCAGACATACAAGGTCACATCGGCTTGCGAGGGCAACGTAGCTTTTGCCGGCCAAAAGAAAACCACCCTGCCCCGCATTGAATCGAGTGGGGGCAGCGCCTTGGATTTCTTCTATCACGAGATGAAAGTGAGGTACTCGTACCAAATCAAGCTTCGAGACACGGGCAGCTATGGCTTCCTACTGCCCAAGGAGAACATTATACCGACAGGTGAGGAGATGTTGGATGCACTTTTGTATTTTGGCCGCTTCATGCGTGGCGAAGTAGGTCTGGCcaagcagcagcagcaagGCCCAAAGAAAGGAGAAGTCCTTTTACAAAAACTGCGTACGGATGAGGGAGAGGAGAGTGAAATTATTGAGTTGTGAAATTAGTTATAGTCTATTCGCATTCACAAGCTTGACAGACACAGGCCGTTGTAGTTTACACAGATACCATTAGTACGGCGTTGATTGTCGTTTAATCAATAATCACTACTGACGTTGTGTATATTTGCATGTGTGGATGCAGCTGACGAACACGATCGTATTCACTATACCAGATGGATACAGGCGGTGGACATGCTGGGATGTGGGAAAGCGGTTATAACGGCCATGCATATCGTCCCCTTGCACGTGGGCCCCGGCCCGTGCCCTCCTAGTCAAGAGCTCAGATCCCTTCACGTCATTGCTCGAACAATCTG is a window from the Pyrenophora tritici-repentis strain M4 chromosome 7, whole genome shotgun sequence genome containing:
- a CDS encoding carboxypeptidase encodes the protein MRPPTFALLSLLLFGPAPSTAAPRDAGTHSTTHSQLSPWRKLSDAITTQVWPLPGSPESKESKDSHATSNALGKRLAAEYSDFTVLRFNISTAKDAKALASAVNDLFLDVWESNEDWADVFLYKDDVLRLRNILPESLLNAHQPLLQGRDLVQAILDTYPTPDNDRFSPSLRASRPSPKGHPFFQDYQPLSVIDPWMRLMSSMFSTHVRRITVGISFQGRDIPALRVGVHPTNKEEPLKPRKTIIITGGLHAREWISTSTVNFLAWSLINGYGKDREMTRLLEEFDFVFVPTLNPDGYVYTWETDRLWRKNRQPTGGPSWGCLGVDLDRTWSYMWDSASANICSESYPGKTPFAGVEAARFAEWTKNETDKNNVEIVGFLDLHSYSQQILYPYSYSCNDEPPAIEDLEELALGLAKAIRFSRKGQTYKVTSACEGNVAFAGQKKTTLPRIESSGGSALDFFYHEMKVRYSYQIKLRDTGSYGFLLPKENIIPTGEEMLDALLYFGRFMRGEVGLAKQQQQGPKKGEVLLQKLRTDEGEESEIIEL